A DNA window from Massilia putida contains the following coding sequences:
- a CDS encoding PilZ domain-containing protein, with product MSVSQNGPISGLPTDPNAPQPARPSVLSLAIKEKAALYAAYMPFLKNGGMFVPTNKPYKIGDEIYLILSLMDDPNKYPIAGKVAWITPAGANNNKAQGIGVHFPADETGQRARLRIEEILGAALRSSRATHTL from the coding sequence ATGAGTGTTTCGCAGAACGGACCGATCAGTGGCCTGCCCACCGATCCGAACGCGCCGCAGCCCGCGCGGCCGTCCGTGCTGTCGCTCGCCATCAAGGAAAAAGCCGCGCTGTACGCGGCCTACATGCCGTTCCTGAAAAACGGCGGCATGTTCGTGCCGACCAATAAGCCGTACAAGATCGGCGACGAGATCTATCTGATCCTGTCGCTGATGGACGATCCGAACAAATACCCGATTGCCGGCAAGGTCGCGTGGATCACGCCGGCCGGCGCGAACAACAACAAGGCGCAGGGCATCGGCGTGCACTTCCCGGCCGATGAAACGGGCCAGCGCGCCCGCCTGCGCATCGAAGAAATCCTCGGCGCCGCGCTGCGCTCCTCGCGCGCGACCCATACTTTGTAA
- a CDS encoding GNAT family N-acetyltransferase yields MPSYVHRLARIEDLPVIVDIYNSTIASREVTADTEPVTVASREGWFHEHTPERRPLWVIHDAADTSDNPAVIGWCSYSNFYGRPAYSGTAELSIYIAESWRGKGVGRYCLEQAMAFAPNVKVHTLLGFIFGHNAPSLALFRKYGFETWANFPRVANLDGIERDLIILGKRVA; encoded by the coding sequence ATGCCGTCCTACGTACACCGCCTCGCCCGCATCGAAGATCTGCCCGTCATCGTCGACATCTACAATTCCACCATCGCCTCGCGCGAAGTCACGGCCGACACGGAACCGGTCACCGTCGCGTCGCGCGAAGGCTGGTTCCACGAGCACACGCCGGAACGCCGGCCGCTGTGGGTGATCCACGATGCGGCGGACACGTCGGACAATCCGGCGGTGATCGGCTGGTGCTCGTACTCGAACTTCTATGGCCGCCCGGCGTATTCCGGTACGGCCGAGCTGTCGATCTATATCGCGGAAAGCTGGCGCGGCAAGGGTGTGGGGCGTTACTGCCTGGAACAGGCGATGGCGTTCGCGCCGAACGTCAAGGTACATACCTTGCTCGGGTTTATCTTCGGACACAATGCGCCGAGCCTGGCCTTGTTCCGCAAGTACGGGTTCGAGACGTGGGCGAATTTTCCGCGTGTGGCCAATCTGGATGGGATCGAGCGCGACCTGATCATTCTCGGCAAGCGCGTCGCGTAA
- a CDS encoding TatD family hydrolase → MYIDSHCHINFPELAARMPEILANMAENKVSHALCVSVDLPDFPSVLALAEQYPHIYASVGVHPDYEDTPEPTVAQLVELADHPKVIAIGETGLDYYRLEGDLEWQRERFRTHIRASRETRKPLIIHTRAASADTIRIMQEEGAGTDKGGVAGVMHCFTESLEVALAAIEMGFYISFSGIVTFKSAKDLQAVAQALPLDRILIETDSPYLAPVPYRGKMNEPGYVPHVAEFLATLKGVPLREIADRTTDNFFNLFKAART, encoded by the coding sequence ATGTACATCGATTCCCACTGCCATATCAATTTCCCCGAGCTTGCCGCCCGCATGCCGGAGATCCTGGCCAACATGGCCGAGAACAAGGTCTCGCACGCGCTGTGCGTGTCCGTCGACCTGCCTGACTTCCCCAGCGTGCTCGCCCTGGCCGAGCAATACCCGCACATCTATGCCTCCGTCGGCGTGCACCCCGACTACGAGGACACACCGGAACCCACCGTCGCGCAACTGGTCGAACTGGCCGATCACCCGAAGGTCATCGCGATCGGTGAGACGGGCCTCGATTATTACCGACTGGAAGGCGACCTGGAATGGCAGCGCGAGCGCTTCCGCACGCACATCCGCGCGTCGCGCGAGACCCGCAAGCCGCTGATCATCCACACGCGCGCCGCCAGCGCGGACACGATCCGCATCATGCAGGAAGAGGGCGCCGGCACGGACAAGGGCGGCGTCGCCGGTGTGATGCACTGCTTCACGGAGTCGCTGGAAGTGGCCCTGGCCGCCATCGAGATGGGCTTCTACATCTCGTTTTCCGGCATCGTCACGTTCAAGAGCGCGAAGGATTTGCAGGCGGTGGCGCAGGCGCTGCCGCTGGACCGCATCCTCATCGAGACGGATTCGCCCTACCTGGCGCCCGTGCCTTACCGCGGCAAGATGAACGAGCCCGGTTATGTGCCGCACGTGGCCGAATTCCTGGCGACGCTCAAGGGCGTGCCGTTGCGCGAGATCGCCGACCGCACCACCGACAATTTCTTCAACCTGTTCAAGGCCGCGAGGACCTGA
- a CDS encoding ankyrin repeat domain-containing protein gives MMPASPLRRTVLRSFVLAAAMAAAAGMHPAQAAPTPAQIADFFRAVQMDDAGTVRSLLGKVDPNDVNPIGGEPALVLAVREGSMQVFDALLRYPGTNVDTPAMNGNTALMMAAFKHNQPAAEALIAKGAAVNRPGWTPLHYAAASGDNDIARLLLAHGARVDAQSPPASGKYTPLMMAAREGHQDSALFLLSQGADPQLKNSEGLTAAQIAQRADHGAIAAAIEQRVKSGR, from the coding sequence ATGATGCCTGCCAGCCCGTTGCGCCGTACCGTTCTCCGTTCGTTCGTGCTCGCCGCCGCGATGGCGGCCGCGGCCGGCATGCATCCCGCGCAAGCCGCGCCCACGCCGGCGCAGATCGCCGATTTCTTCCGCGCCGTGCAGATGGACGATGCCGGCACGGTGCGCTCGCTGCTGGGCAAGGTCGATCCCAATGACGTCAATCCGATCGGCGGCGAACCGGCCCTGGTGCTCGCCGTGCGCGAAGGGTCGATGCAGGTGTTCGACGCGCTGCTGCGCTACCCCGGTACCAACGTCGATACGCCCGCGATGAACGGCAACACGGCGCTGATGATGGCCGCGTTCAAGCACAACCAGCCCGCCGCCGAGGCCCTGATCGCGAAAGGCGCGGCCGTGAACCGGCCCGGCTGGACGCCGCTGCACTACGCGGCCGCCAGCGGCGACAATGACATCGCGCGCCTGCTTCTGGCGCACGGCGCCCGCGTCGACGCGCAGTCGCCGCCGGCCAGCGGCAAGTACACGCCGCTCATGATGGCGGCGCGCGAAGGCCATCAGGACAGTGCGCTGTTCCTGCTTAGCCAGGGCGCCGATCCGCAGCTGAAGAATAGCGAAGGACTGACGGCGGCCCAGATCGCGCAGCGGGCCGACCACGGCGCCATCGCGGCGGCGATCGAACAGCGCGTCAAGTCCGGCCGCTGA
- a CDS encoding sensor domain-containing protein: MLGFSHRPPPHLAAMVHSIRSLSANIADLLLDVLFLVDRRGIIVDVSAGCERMLGYRATELIGQYMLDFVVPEDRDMTLAEGARVLAGQDRIGFENRYLHKDGRSIDLMWSARWIADQGLRLSVARDISLRKRAERRQAATYAISEAAFQSGDLAGLCQVIHGILDRLVGAPGMVVVTDPTPQQGFKVVYQRDHGEKSRLPSRACLARWRGSASNPDALAPDAVRHVAGSRLNTWLMLELGGPAGTIGALLLRDRAGTGYSPADRGLLHFVAAQVGLALERKRLHEDLMRSACHDELTGLPNRRLFFDRIRTAVARARRSQSRLGLLYVDVDDFKQVNDRHGHATGDTLLREVAARLVECARQTDTVARLGGDEFVLLLEDLQSPEDADRCADKIRAALAQPVPTQCAPLVISVSVGIALFPEHADQVETLLMHADARMYAKKRAQKCGANGAGPVSGRT; encoded by the coding sequence ATGTTAGGATTTTCCCATCGTCCGCCACCGCACCTGGCCGCCATGGTTCATTCGATCCGTTCCCTTTCGGCGAATATTGCCGATCTGTTATTGGACGTGCTTTTCCTGGTGGACCGGCGCGGCATTATCGTCGACGTCAGCGCCGGGTGCGAACGCATGCTCGGCTACCGCGCGACCGAGCTGATCGGGCAATACATGCTCGATTTCGTCGTCCCCGAAGACCGCGACATGACCCTCGCCGAAGGGGCGCGCGTCCTGGCCGGCCAGGACCGCATCGGCTTCGAGAACCGCTACCTGCACAAGGACGGCCGCTCGATCGACCTCATGTGGTCGGCGCGCTGGATCGCCGACCAGGGCCTGCGCCTGAGCGTCGCGCGGGACATCAGCCTGCGCAAACGCGCCGAGCGGCGCCAGGCCGCGACCTACGCCATTTCCGAGGCTGCCTTCCAGTCCGGCGACCTGGCGGGACTGTGCCAGGTCATCCACGGCATCCTCGACCGGCTGGTCGGCGCGCCCGGCATGGTCGTCGTCACGGACCCGACGCCGCAACAGGGTTTCAAGGTCGTCTACCAGCGCGATCACGGCGAAAAAAGCCGTTTGCCGTCGCGCGCCTGCCTCGCGCGCTGGCGCGGGAGCGCGTCGAATCCGGACGCGCTCGCGCCCGACGCCGTCCGCCACGTCGCCGGCAGCCGTCTGAACACCTGGCTCATGCTCGAACTGGGGGGCCCGGCCGGCACGATCGGCGCGCTGCTGCTGCGCGACCGGGCCGGCACCGGCTATTCCCCCGCCGACCGCGGCCTGCTGCACTTCGTCGCGGCCCAGGTCGGGCTGGCGCTGGAACGCAAGCGCCTGCACGAGGACCTGATGCGCTCGGCCTGTCACGACGAGTTGACGGGATTGCCGAACCGGCGCCTGTTCTTCGACCGCATCCGCACCGCTGTCGCCCGGGCACGCCGCAGCCAGTCGCGGCTCGGCCTGCTGTACGTGGACGTCGACGACTTCAAGCAGGTCAACGACCGCCATGGCCATGCCACCGGCGACACGCTGTTGCGCGAGGTGGCGGCGCGGCTGGTGGAGTGCGCGCGCCAGACCGACACGGTGGCGCGCCTCGGCGGCGACGAATTCGTCCTGCTGCTGGAAGACCTGCAGTCGCCCGAGGACGCCGACCGGTGCGCCGACAAGATCCGCGCCGCGCTGGCGCAGCCGGTGCCGACGCAGTGCGCGCCGCTGGTCATCAGCGTCAGCGTCGGCATCGCATTGTTCCCGGAACATGCGGACCAGGTCGAGACGCTGCTGATGCATGCGGACGCACGCATGTATGCGAAAAAGCGCGCGCAAAAGTGCGGCGCGAACGGCGCCGGTCCGGTCAGCGGCCGGACTTGA
- a CDS encoding methyltransferase domain-containing protein, giving the protein MLNEREIESCYLGQFIPVHYHHNMLMDHNRMHSFKSAIYHAVKPGMKVLELGGGTGVLSFFAAQNAAQVYCVEFNPDMVREARRFLAMNPNGHKVEVVHADAFDYLPPEPVDIVICEMIHVGMLREKQVEVIESFKRRYLARFGGPLPIFMPEAVIMAAQPLQLEYDFEGFYAPIVQFQPTNVIYPGTIELAQPGVYSIMDFSQPVGDAIAWEGQFRMEQGGRLNALRFITKNVLTIIEERGTTIDWLNHYMMLPLATPLDVQAGDIVQVSFAYRAGGSIPSLEASMRAEVVVRAGEPMHVRETALA; this is encoded by the coding sequence ATGCTGAACGAACGCGAAATCGAGAGCTGCTACCTGGGGCAGTTCATCCCGGTCCACTACCACCACAATATGCTGATGGACCACAATCGCATGCACAGCTTCAAGTCGGCGATCTACCACGCCGTCAAGCCTGGTATGAAGGTGCTGGAACTGGGTGGCGGCACCGGCGTCCTGTCGTTCTTCGCGGCGCAGAATGCGGCGCAAGTCTATTGCGTCGAGTTCAATCCGGACATGGTGCGCGAGGCGCGCCGCTTCCTCGCCATGAATCCGAACGGCCACAAGGTCGAGGTCGTGCATGCGGACGCGTTCGACTACTTGCCGCCGGAACCGGTCGACATCGTCATCTGCGAAATGATCCACGTGGGCATGCTGCGCGAAAAGCAGGTCGAGGTGATCGAATCGTTCAAGCGCCGCTACCTGGCCCGTTTCGGCGGTCCGCTGCCGATCTTCATGCCGGAAGCCGTCATCATGGCCGCGCAGCCGCTGCAGCTGGAGTACGACTTCGAAGGCTTTTATGCGCCGATCGTCCAGTTCCAGCCGACCAATGTGATCTATCCGGGCACCATCGAACTGGCGCAGCCGGGCGTGTATTCGATCATGGACTTCAGCCAACCCGTGGGCGACGCGATCGCGTGGGAAGGCCAGTTCCGCATGGAGCAGGGCGGCCGCCTGAACGCGCTGCGCTTCATCACCAAGAACGTGCTGACCATCATCGAGGAGCGCGGCACGACCATCGACTGGCTGAACCATTACATGATGCTGCCGCTGGCCACGCCGCTGGACGTGCAGGCGGGCGATATCGTGCAGGTGAGCTTCGCCTACCGCGCGGGCGGGTCGATCCCGTCGCTGGAAGCGTCGATGCGGGCCGAGGTCGTCGTGCGCGCGGGCGAGCCGATGCACGTGCGCGAGACCGCGCTGGCCTGA
- a CDS encoding DUF6139 family protein, with the protein MRLDIYRRAEHDGKFSYLAVPETRNIPEEATNTDWEVEARAFEVDDEAGDLPDYDIQNLTGQLAEKGYAVTSSMH; encoded by the coding sequence ATGCGCCTGGACATCTACCGCAGAGCCGAACACGACGGCAAGTTTTCCTACCTGGCCGTCCCCGAGACCCGTAACATCCCCGAGGAAGCCACGAATACCGACTGGGAAGTCGAAGCACGGGCCTTCGAAGTCGACGACGAAGCCGGCGACCTGCCGGACTATGATATCCAGAACCTGACCGGCCAGCTGGCCGAAAAAGGATACGCCGTCACGTCGTCGATGCACTGA
- the lpxO gene encoding lipid A hydroxylase LpxO produces the protein MKWFVVGFLVLSVLHIHFRGKVRLPFGRQLFDHSSFMAPINMFMHLFSKVPSTPYIPVREFPELSVLQENWPTIREEGLRLIELKKIKASEQNNDAGFNSFFKTGWKRFYLKWYDASHPSAERMCPKTYALLQGIPSVKAAMFAELPPGAKLNPHRDPFAGSMRYHLGLATPNDDRCFIEVDGQRYSWRDGQGVIFDETYIHWAENASDSDRLILFCDVERPMRFRWMQAVNRWLGRTMMTAAASPNESGDQTGLVSKLFRISYVMGQYRRRYKAWNKTAYKATKVALIVALAALVYYI, from the coding sequence ATGAAGTGGTTCGTTGTCGGTTTTCTCGTGCTGTCGGTCCTGCACATCCATTTCCGCGGCAAGGTGCGGCTGCCGTTCGGCCGCCAGCTGTTCGACCATTCGTCGTTCATGGCGCCGATCAATATGTTCATGCACCTGTTCTCAAAGGTGCCGAGCACGCCGTACATCCCCGTGCGCGAATTCCCCGAACTGTCCGTGCTGCAGGAAAACTGGCCGACGATCCGCGAAGAAGGCCTGCGCCTCATCGAGCTTAAAAAGATCAAGGCCTCCGAGCAGAACAACGACGCCGGCTTCAATTCCTTCTTCAAGACGGGCTGGAAGCGTTTTTACCTCAAGTGGTACGACGCGAGCCACCCGTCGGCCGAACGCATGTGCCCCAAGACCTACGCGCTGCTGCAGGGCATCCCGTCCGTTAAGGCCGCGATGTTCGCCGAGCTGCCGCCGGGCGCCAAGCTGAACCCGCACCGCGACCCGTTCGCCGGCTCGATGCGTTACCACCTCGGCCTGGCGACGCCGAACGACGACCGCTGCTTCATCGAAGTCGACGGCCAGCGCTACAGCTGGCGCGACGGCCAGGGCGTCATCTTCGACGAGACCTATATCCACTGGGCCGAAAACGCGAGCGACAGCGACCGCCTGATCCTGTTCTGCGACGTCGAGCGCCCGATGCGCTTCCGCTGGATGCAGGCCGTCAACCGCTGGCTGGGCCGCACGATGATGACGGCGGCCGCGTCGCCGAACGAGAGCGGCGACCAGACGGGTCTCGTCAGCAAGCTGTTCCGCATCTCTTACGTGATGGGTCAGTACCGCCGCCGCTACAAGGCCTGGAACAAGACGGCGTACAAGGCGACAAAGGTCGCGCTGATCGTGGCGCTGGCGGCGCTGGTGTATTACATCTGA
- a CDS encoding acetate kinase: MQKIPALYSVIGVSVALAAIPAGAQSGPDLLEQLKIMRQQLEEQRARVDELERQLRASGVAAAPAQLDKMRGTGNLSAPQPQDPLQVQAAPAVPLAQPVYPGRLAPLRGTGGALADAGQTSAGDAVGRPPAPRAPEVAPIFETPGVLTPRGKLVFEPSVQYGYSSSNRVALVGYTVIPALLIGLLDVREVKRNTTTGTATFRYGFDNRLELEAKIPYVYRSDSTVSRELFTGTAAERAFETSGKGIGDIELGWRYQLNDGGVDTPYYIAGLRFKSRTGRDPFQVVTDCQTRCVGQNVTGTGLPLDLPTGSGFYSIQPSVTWLLPSDPAIFFGGFSYTKNFKRNNIYRTVLNGGREFLGQVDPGDVFGFNFGMGLALNERASFSIGYDHNSVGRMHQNGVVIPGSVRVQLGTLLLGYSYRMKNNRTLSVSVGAGLTRDTPDVTLMVRMPFTF; the protein is encoded by the coding sequence ATGCAAAAAATTCCAGCGCTGTACAGCGTGATTGGTGTCAGCGTGGCCCTGGCGGCCATCCCGGCCGGCGCCCAGTCCGGTCCTGACCTCCTCGAGCAGCTCAAGATCATGCGACAACAGCTGGAAGAGCAGCGGGCGCGCGTCGACGAACTCGAACGCCAGTTGCGCGCGAGCGGCGTCGCGGCGGCGCCGGCGCAGCTCGACAAGATGCGCGGGACCGGCAATCTGTCGGCGCCGCAGCCGCAGGATCCGCTCCAGGTCCAGGCCGCGCCCGCGGTTCCGCTCGCGCAACCCGTGTATCCGGGCCGCCTGGCCCCGCTGCGCGGCACGGGCGGCGCACTCGCCGACGCGGGCCAGACATCCGCCGGCGATGCCGTCGGCCGTCCGCCCGCGCCGCGCGCACCGGAAGTGGCGCCGATCTTCGAGACCCCGGGCGTGCTGACGCCGCGGGGCAAACTCGTGTTCGAACCGTCCGTCCAGTATGGCTATTCGTCCAGCAACCGCGTGGCACTGGTCGGCTACACGGTGATCCCGGCCCTGCTGATCGGCCTGCTGGACGTGCGCGAGGTCAAACGCAACACGACGACGGGCACCGCCACGTTCCGCTACGGCTTCGACAACCGTCTCGAACTGGAAGCGAAGATCCCCTACGTCTACCGCAGCGACTCGACCGTCAGCCGCGAGCTGTTCACCGGCACGGCGGCCGAGCGCGCGTTCGAGACGAGCGGCAAGGGCATCGGCGACATCGAGCTGGGATGGCGCTACCAGCTGAACGACGGCGGCGTCGACACACCGTACTACATCGCCGGCCTGCGCTTCAAGTCACGCACGGGCCGCGACCCGTTCCAGGTCGTCACCGATTGCCAGACCCGCTGCGTGGGCCAGAACGTGACGGGCACCGGCCTGCCGCTCGACCTGCCCACCGGCTCCGGCTTCTACTCGATCCAGCCGAGCGTGACCTGGCTGTTGCCGTCCGACCCCGCGATCTTCTTCGGCGGCTTCAGCTACACGAAGAACTTCAAGCGCAACAACATCTACCGGACGGTGCTGAACGGCGGACGGGAATTTCTGGGGCAGGTCGATCCGGGCGACGTGTTCGGCTTCAACTTCGGCATGGGACTGGCGCTGAACGAGCGGGCGTCGTTCAGCATCGGCTACGACCACAACTCCGTCGGGCGCATGCACCAGAACGGCGTCGTGATCCCCGGCTCGGTCCGGGTGCAGCTCGGCACCCTCCTGCTGGGCTACTCCTACCGGATGAAGAACAACCGCACGCTGAGCGTCTCCGTCGGCGCCGGCCTCACACGCGACACGCCGGACGTCACGCTGATGGTCAGGATGCCCTTCACTTTCTGA